A DNA window from Aedes aegypti strain LVP_AGWG unplaced genomic scaffold, AaegL5.0 Primary Assembly AGWG_AaegL5_hic_scaff_168_PBJ_arrow, whole genome shotgun sequence contains the following coding sequences:
- the LOC5575818 gene encoding RNA polymerase II degradation factor 1 — ISTRLIIFLMLAAGTGLEPGAVTAITITTTDAMLESTQTTITADMMPSLGEESPVSEKSDLTEAETKDPKKLEIIKQIRKINTDGSYTVGYEAEDGTFKIESRDVLGNVKGTYGYIDENGEIQRVSYNAHNNTGIKPAPPPQVTEDIVHIPPRFNRSHIGAPTTRRPPSYHSSTSAPQRTSVIQTIPRKRPHMTSTTERPSSRMADTTTSYEPTTASSHSTSVHTAKPLLIIRPTPLPLSAKTIEQLARPDKLESEHISKIYPKASPLRQKEPEKKPVRGNFLRRQLPQESEEQFEAQQQVVYGQSAGEEIANLFSATPPGLRPIYTTTPNPRIPAAVLAARQRAAQIQNLITSERPSTTTERVYAKPPRKQEPAPVMYEPATEPSSETSYVTDMPVSVVQIPANSNREVAEAAEDERRIYRQRPIEFRPREGYRFVPAQDRPERFRVPLGIPPQSRAFPIPEQQQEYLRQPTQIPGRGAPIAPENYPVEDEINNVAYRQQRRPQGAPPAPYPQTQQEAPVSSVPNGHSYPQQSYPVPYSYNPYRNPYQSPVSPYYDFPDRPLTTRDFERILQILIFRHQQVQHQQALRFGGYSNPYFGGPSYAPPFIPGQYSGAGGFPAQIPRPPFYNAPPTGAGYFDPRYQNPLYSPSNSNRQYSGARDQPSNEYQQQPHQEPQSAYGQRRRQYAPRLPEPDYQGSSGAADAFQPELLPPNVREELLYRMLMLAIQPDSGAPGAVPGGGAGLLPANLIPSGSVPRPQTTSATPSYSKKPVRSVQILGEE, encoded by the coding sequence ATATCAACCCGGTTGATCATCTTCCTGATGCTAGCGGCAGGAACCGGACTCGAACCAGGCGCAGTGACAGCCATTACCATCACAACGACGGACGCCATGCTGGAATCTACACAGACTACTATCACGGCAGACATGATGCCCAGCCTGGGCGAGGAATCTCCAGTCAGTGAAAAATCCGATCTCACCGAAGCGGAAACCAAAGatcccaagaagctggaaatcaTCAAGCAGATTCGGAAGATCAATACCGATGGTTCGTACACGGTCGGGTACGAGGCGGAAGATGGAACGTTCAAGATTGAGAGTAGGGATGTCCTGGGCAACGTCAAGGGAACTTACGGGTACATTGATGAAAATGGAGAAATTCAAAGGGTTTCGTATAATGCTCACAACAATACTGGGATCAAACCAGCACCACCTCCACAGGTAACGGAGGATATCGTTCACATACCACCGAGATTCAATCGAAGTCATATTGGAGCACCAACGACGAGGAGGCCTCCGTCGTATCATTCGAGTACTTCTGCTCCACAGCGAACCAGTGTGATCCAAACGATTCCACGGAAGCGACCACACATGACTTCAACGACAGAAAGACCTTCATCACGTATGGCAGATACCACCACTTCATATGAACCAACAACTGCATCTAGTCATAGCACTTCAGTTCATACTGCCAAACCGTTGCTGATAATACGACCCACCCCATTGCCACTTAGTGCAAAAACCATTGAACAATTAGCTAGACCTGATAAGCTGGAAAGTGAACACATTTCTAAGATTTACCCAAAGGCTTCACCGTTGAGGCAGAAGGAACCGGAAAAGAAGCCTGTGAGAGGTAACTTCCTCAGACGACAGCTGCCGCAGGAGTCTGAAGAACAGTTTGAAGCTCAGCAGCAAGTCGTTTATGGACAATCAGCGGGTGAAGAGATTGCCAATCTATTCTCGGCTACGCCTCCAGGATTGCGTCCAATTTATACGACCACACCAAATCCCAGAATTCCAGCAGCAGTGTTGGCAGCTCGTCAAAGGGCAGCTCAAATTCAGAATTTGATCACAAGTGAAAGACCGTCTACCACGACAGAACGAGTGTACGCCAAGCCTCCTCGTAAACAGGAGCCAGCTCCCGTTATGTATGAACCGGCTACAGAGCCTTCGTCAGAAACCAGCTATGTTACGGACATGCCAGTCTCGGTAGTTCAAATCCCAGCAAATTCAAACCGTGAAGTTGCGGAAGCTGCAGAAGACGAGCGAAGAATCTACCGACAAAGGCCAATAGAATTCCGACCACGAGAAGGGTACCGATTCGTCCCGGCTCAAGATCGACCGGAGCGGTTCCGCGTGCCTCTTGGTATACCACCACAATCACGGGCTTTTCCAATCCCTGAGCAACAACAAGAGTACTTGAGACAACCCACGCAAATCCCTGGTCGAGGAGCTCCAATCGCTCCAGAGAACTACCCAGTAGAAGATGAGATCAACAACGTTGCATATCGTCAGCAACGGCGACCTCAAGGTGCGCCTCCTGCACCGTACCCTCAAACTCAGCAGGAAGCACCCGTCAGCAGTGTACCCAACGGCCATAGTTATCCCCAACAATCCTACCCAGTTCCGTATTCTTATAACCCCTATCGGAACCCGTACCAGTCTCCCGTCAGTCCGTACTACGACTTCCCCGACCGACCACTAACGACCCGTGACTTTGAACGAATTCTTCAAATCCTCATCTTCAGACACCAACAAGTTCAACACCAGCAAGCTCTTCGATTCGGAGGTTATTCTAATCCTTACTTCGGAGGCCCATCCTACGCACCACCGTTCATCCCAGGGCAGTACTCAGGCGCAGGTGGTTTTCCTGCTCAGATCCCTCGACCGCCATTCTACAATGCTCCCCCGACTGGTGCCGGATACTTCGACCCTCGCTATCAGAACCCTCTCTACAGCCCATCAAACAGCAACCGACAGTACTCCGGTGCTCGCGATCAACCTTCCAACGAGTACCAACAACAACCCCACCAGGAACCACAATCAGCCTACGGTCAACGGAGGCGACAATACGCCCCACGACTCCCTGAGCCCGACTACCAGGGATCGTCCGGAGCGGCCGATGCCTTCCAA